AAATCACAATTCAATCACGCAACGAAGGTAGCAGCAGCCCCGTAGAAGCTTTCCAACGCCCCCACAATGTCCATGATATCGCCACCCACACCAAAACTGAAACCAGAGACAACGACCCAAGCACACCCGATCACTCCTAATCTAAGAAACAGTAGCCAAGCAACCAGCATGGTGATAGAGGTAGGATGAAATGGAACCTCAGATGAGAATGGTGGGGTAAATGGGTAATATGAGTaatggatatttttgtaaattaaCATTTTAATCCTAATCAATCTCAGctgttcaattttaaaattaatatatctaATGGCTACTATTCAACTGCACCACCATGGGACAGTTGGAAACTGTCCACCGAAGCCAAAACCATTTAGTTGTCCATATGCGCATTCTTCAAATCAAATGTCTTCATGATATTCAATCACTACTATTTAGGTGCATGTCAGTATGTGtacaataaagaaaaaatagtgTGCTTAgatggtgtttttttttttttttgaaagtgaactGAAATGATATTAAGGGCCAACCGGCCTAGAAGCAATTACATCCAAATCAACCAAGCCAGAAACGGCATCAGGAGCCTCTTCCACCCATACACAATCCGCATAAGTGGAAGCGTTCTTAGCCAGAAAGTTTGCAACTGAATTACCAGAACGTCTAACAAACGACAAAGAAAAAACATCAAAAAACGGAACTAAAGAACGACAATCTCCAATGATGGTGTCCAAGTAAGATCTCCCCACTGTACCGTTCTGCCACCACTGATATAACTGAAGACAATCCGTCTCTAAACAGACACGACGAAAACCAAGCTCTCTTGCCAGCCGTAAAGTCCACCTCAACCCGCTCGCTTCTGCCAACAGAGACGAAAGAACTGGGACCGGATGGGAGGTCGCAGCAGCCATGATCTCCACAAGACGGTTGCGGGAAACCATCCCCAATCCCGCTCCCATACCATCCACAAATAAAGCATCAAAGTTTAGCTTAATCACCCTTCCCTGTGGCCTCCTCCACACCGCTTTGGTCCCTCCCCGCTCCTCACGCACCGCCGGAGAAATTGGAACCAATAGCCCCAAGGCCCGATCAATAACATCCCCAACAACCAATCTCCCACTCCGAAAAATCACCCTATTCCTCACATCCCAAATGTTGTACACCAAAGACTGACACATCTCCACCACCTCGGATTCATGCTGCTGGAGAATAATGTGCCAAAAAACCTGGAAAGCTGCAAAATGTTCAACTCTAAAGGAGAGAGGGGACGCATACCAAATTGCCATGGCCGCCGGACATCTCAAAAAGATATGATCAATGGTCTCTCGCTCGTGTTAATACTATTAGTACTATTTTAGTAATATTCATTCACATCTCACTTTTTCTTCAATCTtatttttaccattttttttttctttctatctctcggCATTTTCTATAATATCACTTATCATATTACTTAttacttatttctttttcttttctttccattttatTAAGCGGAGGTGAAAAAGGTGTTAGAACAAACTATCTACAATGGACTGTTGCATTTAAGACTATTTGAGAGTATTTTTCTTAATCCATAAATTAACACCATTTCCTTAAGTTTCTCAATTTATTAGTGTTTTGCAATCAATATATACATCCAGTAaggttatttaattttttattacattAATTCATTCATATATTCACAATAAGTAAATATATTTATAGTTTTTATATATCAATACCAACTTTTACCGACAATACATAAAAAATATGAGAGTATTCTTAAAATTTCTGTATTGTATTTCCCATTTTTGCATAGAGTAATACAaccaaaacataaaaatattcatataattattatatattactCCCCACTTTTGTATGTAAGTGGTAGAAACAGTAAATGAACAAcacataattaaataatttcattattCTTTACAAGTTTTGAGATTCTCTATAGCCAAATATTCCGTGTCGTTCATTTCCTTATAATATTCCACGTCCATTTTCATAGTGTGAGTATATTTCATTTTAGGAAAATGTTGTGTGGCACGACGTGGAATCTCGTGCACCACGCACGAAGTATTTTTTAGCGGTTTAAAACCGCAAAAAACTGTAGCTGTTCTTTTTTTTGGCAGTTGTAATTTTGTAGCGGTTCAAAATCACCACTAAATGAGTCTCGTGCACCTCTCGTGCCTGCTTTATCGGGCCACATAGCATTGCTTGTTATTGTTGTACAAGCACATGGCACTTTGGTGACACTTTGATAAACCAACCATAAacataagagcaactccaacgggAGTTGCTTAGCATGGTTCCTTAAGTTAAGCTGCGTTCCTTATTTTTCTCTCCCATTGGAGCTTGCTGAGGTGGCGTTGCTAACATCCCAAagttaagcaacgttgcttaaataagcaacgCTCCTTAACTTGCTGAAGCTTAATACAAAACTGTTTTTTCTCTTACATTCAGCAACAGAAATCGTTAAAAGAAGAGGAAAGAACACATCCATGAACAacaatccaacaatccattaaaTTTCAGAAATTTCAACAATCCAACATTTCAGAAATATATAACACAGATTTAAcaattaaaatacaaaaaaatcaaaaaaattactCAAAAAAATGGAGAGGATCTGTGATGGCTGGAACCTCCGTTCTCTTGCATGTCGCCGATCTGATTTGAACGAGGGTTGAACGATGAAGCTTCGAGTGAGAGAGAACACGGATGGAGGCAGAAAGAGGGTTTGAACGAGGGTTGAACGATGAAGCTTCGATTTTGAACGGCAGAAAGAGGGTATTGACGGGTTTGAACGAGGAAGCTTCGATTTTGAACGATTTTGATGTGAGTTTGAGAGATGAAAGCTTCGATTTTGAACGGCAGAAAGAGGGAACGATTTTGAACGATGAAGCTTCAATTTTGAACGATTTTGATGTGAGTTTGAGAGATCAAAGCTTCGATTTTGACCGCGGATGGAGGCAGAAAGATGGTGAGAGATGTGGTTTGTGGGTTTGACGTTTGAGAATGAAGCTTCCAGATccagagagtgagagagaaagagggttTGTGTGGGTGCTAggagaaaaaaaagagagagtgGGAGAGTAAAGTGAAGGAAGCTTCGAGAATGCTTCTGCGTTCTGTTGCGTTTTGAGATTCATGGTCTCGTAGGTCGGTGCGTTTTGAGCCTCATTGAGTCTGGGTCGGTGCGTTTTATGCTTCATTGTGAGTGGGTCGGTGCGTTTTGGACTGTAATGTATCCGTTTGGCCcaaaacaaggaaaaaaaatcattattttcaaGTATAAATAAGATGTttgtaccattttttttttttacttttttacacAACTACACTTTCACACAATTTCATTCTTCCCACATACTCAATGGATCCTTCTTTTCAAGCTTATTGTGAGTACTTgaaaaatcaatcttctactacTCTTGAAAATTCTTCAAATCTACAAAGCTCAATGTATCAAACACCTCCATACCAAGTCTCACAACAACCACCTCCAAACCAAGTCTCACAACAACCACCTTCAAACCAAGTCTCAATACAACCACCTCCATACCAAGTCTCACAACAACCACCTCCAAACCAAGTCTCAATACAACCACCTCCATACCAAGTCTCACAACAACCACCAATCTTTTACCAAAACCAACCACATTATGCCGGTAACAATTCTCCAAATCCACAATATGTAATGTATCAACAACAACCATGCATTTACCAACCACATGCTGGAGATGGTTCCCAAAATCCAACTCATTTTGTGcatccatcaccaccaccaccaaactcATATAGCCCTCAAATTAGTAGCAGTAGTGAAAAAGTACCTGAAACACAATTTGAAGGTATGGTTGATGAGCTTGATGAGACAAATAATGTGAATAccatgaaacaaataatgtatGCAAATACTGTATGCATGCATTATATTGCAtaacatgattgttgaagatgaacGTGAGGGGTATAATGGTAATTTTGTTTACGACCAAGTAGACAATGACATCATAACCGCTGAAGTATCTAATGGTCCTATCCCTTCATTTGCAACATTCTTAGAAAGAAGAGGTCATATGAGTCAAAGGGAAATCCATCGCCAacttcaagcagacttggtggaACATATTTGGGAGCTCTCCGAAAGTAGGAATAATGAAATTTAATCTTTGGGAgagttttcattattttttattttgcaatGAATTGTATCTTATTTCGAacttaattatataatatagtGTAATgcattttgtttgaatttttttttaaataccatgtccaattttaaatatatttatattgttataaatattaattaatatttaaatttaagtcATGCTTagttagaaataaaaaatataaacatatgAGGTACAGTGGGgtccaactaaaagtaaaataagcaaccaTGCACTAGAGTGAATTATGCATGGGTTGCTTATGAGTTGCTTAAATCCCATGTGACAGTCTGGGCCCACCAGAATagcatttaagcaacccaatAAGCAAccatgcattggagatgctttaAGTTAACTAAGTAAAACTCAAAAAATTAGCATTTATGGTATTTTAAGGAAACTAAAATCCACAAGAGAGTTTAAATTTACAAATGTTGTTAAGTCGTCATTGGTATTGAACCACACTTTAACAAACTAATTCATAACATATTCTATTTGGTGTACGTCTATCATAGATAAACAAAACCTAGCAAAATATAATTTAGAAAAGTAAGTAAAGTTAAACTCGTCATCAGAAAATAAACTCAGAAATAAAGTActtataaaataaatcaaatcagGCAAACATATACCACCAAATTTATCAGAAGATAGTGAATACAGTGATAACACGGCAGAGAGGAGACGACACTAGGGTTGCAACAGTGAGACAACCCACCACAATGGGGCGTCGTTCGACAATGAAAGTAAGGCGCCAGCGGCGCAATAACAGTGGCACAACAAtgggggtgggggggggggggggggggaggccGATGGAGAGTGTGACGTTGGCAGATCTAGTGGCTGATGGAGAGAGTGACGATGGAGGGAGGGGGCTGAACGAGTAAGATTCAAATAACCGATTTGACCATATTCCGGCTCAATTCAAATAACTAATATCTTAAGTGATTCAAATGACCAGTTCAGTTCTAAAAATACCGAAAAACAGATAAACTCAAAAGGAAAAATGgaaattaagaaagaaaaaaaaaatgatgtggTCATGAAGTAGATAAGGTTCCCTCGAAAATTCTCTTTCCACCTTGCAGTTCCCTCCTCAGTCCTCACCATACCATCCAAGCTTGAAATTCAAAAGATCACACACAAATTGCATGACTTTGGTAACcatataaaaacaaaataaaatatccCCGCCACTGTAGCAACAGAACCAGTGGAGTGGTGGTCATGGCATTTCAAACAACTCACTCTCGTCTATCATCCCCAACCACCGCAACCAACTTCTTCTTCTCCGCCTCCTCCCCCTCCCCCAATCTCAGATCACTGAAACCTACTTCGCTTCCATCTCGATTCTTCCATTGCCGATCGAAACGCCTCGTTTTCACGCCGAGACTTATCACGAGAGCTTGCGCGGTGAAGGTCGAGGAGAAGGACGTTGCTGGAAAATCAGGAGAATGGGGGAGGGTTTCTGCTGTGTTGTTTGACATGGATGGTGTGCTCTGCAACAGTGAAGAGCCTTCTAGAAGAGCCGGTGTCGATGTTTTCGCTGAGATTGGCGTCCAGGTCACCGTCGATGATTTTGTGCCGTTCATGGGAACTGGTATGGTGCTTCTCTTCATTTCTCAACTCCTTGGTTTACTTCAATTTCTATCTCTGCATTAATTTCCGAACATGCTTTTCTGTTTTCCTTGATCTGCATTTGATTATTCCAAACTTCACTTGTGTTGAGCTATGCTTTTGCTAGAACTAAACATTTGCTTAATTTGGAGTGTGAATACACTTTGCAACCTGTTAATTCGTCTGTAAGACTAGTGGTTATCATTATCATTATGGCGTGGGAACAATAGTAGTGTATAATCTCGCATTGGTCGAAATTAAATCCAACTGTTAATGCTTTCTCCCGAAACTATCATGAGCTTACGATTTTTGTAAACCATGTGCCATTGTTCTTAAGGAAGGGGTGCATATTCTCCAGCACTGACATTATGTGTTCCAGTGTTTCTGTGGGAGTTAGAGTGTGCATTCACTGATTGATCACAAATGAATATCATAACTGACCGGGTGCATGTTCTCCAGCACTGCCAttctatttagtatttactgTCTTTGTATATGATAACCTCAAACCATGGTGCCAGTGGCCATTGTTAACTCTTCATTTATTTAGAAGTGAAGAAACGTTGCCCATTTTGTCCTATCAATGACTCTACACTTCACTCACATGTGGGGGTAGTGGTACTACTTCCCtctatttcaattttcaatgaaGCTAaatatttggggggggggtgcTCGGGGAAACCCTGGGAAAGAATGTCTATTATACCATACAATTGAAAATGGTAGCATCTCCTATCTTAAAACCAGACAAAAGAGCAAAAGGAGCAAATGCCTATCATGCAATTCCATTtcttcaaatttatttttcttgtttacTGCCAAATTTTGTATTCTGGTTTCTGGATGTAACATGAAGTTAAGAATGCGTTCTACTTCTACTTGTCACGACTCACTGTACTAATCTAGTCTTACTGCATTCTTTCTTTGCTTTTATCTAATTATGGTCTTTGACATTGGCGCCATTTATTTTATTGAGTTGCTTAGCTGATCATTAGGCTTTTCTATTATTCATTGCTTCCTTTTAAACATGAAAGGAGAAGCGAACTTTTTGGGAGGTGTAGCCTCTGTTAAGGGAGTTAAAGGATTTGATCCTGAAGCTGCAAAAAAGAGGTTCTTTGAAATATATTTAGAGAAGGTAAAAGATTTATATTTCATTTGATGCCACTTTTTGCTTCTTCTACTCTATACCTTCAACCCTAAAGTGTTGTCACTTATCTCAGTATGCAAAACCAGATTCTGGAATAGGATTTCCAGGTGCCCTTGAACTCATCTCTCAGGTATGTATCATTAGTCATGATTAACATCATTTGATAACCTTGCTGATTTATCGTGGGACTAAAAAAGGACATGCCAACATGTAACAGTGTAAAAGCAAAGGACTTAAAGTTGCTGTTGCATCTAGTGCTGATCGTATCAAGGTTGATGCAAATCTAGCTGCTGCTGGTTTGCCATTGTCATTGTAAGGCAACATTCTGAGTGACTAGTTGAATGTGCATGGAGATGTTGTACaatataaattgtttttgtttttcttacaACTAGACCAACtctcccaaaagcttaagctgttgggtgaagacacatgaatgattgTATATTATATCTATAATACgtcccctcacgcaagagcccactGGGCTTGAAGCCTGGCCCCTCATGCAAGAGTCCATTGGGCTTGAAGTGTGAAAAATGCATAGACCCACCTTCAATGTGCTGAAataactttttaattagaataaTGTTCGAACTCCAGACCACTTGACATAAAAAATTAGTCAATATGAAATGTAAGTCTACTGCATTCTTTATGCTAAGCTATagtataaataaaaaacataaaacaccTACTCTTACATTTTATACCTGACTTCATCAGCTTGACTTCAATTCAAGGTTGTTCTAATCATACAGTTGAATTTGTTTTATCAGGTTTGATGCGATTGTGTCTGCAGATGCTTTTGAGAATTTGAAACCTGCTCCTGATATTTTCTTAGCTGCATCAAGAATATTGAATGTGCCTCCTAGTGAGGTATATGCTACTAGATTGAGCTTTTCATAAGAGGCTTAAGTTGTTCTTTTTTGGGCGATTGACTTTATATAGTGGCAGTATTTTATTGTtgttgattatttaaaataataaaaatatttagatGATAATTGACAACTGACAAGCATGAACTTAGAGGAATACTGGGCTGTTACTTCACTTTCAGGTGATAATATTCCTGAATTTCTTTCATGGCAGCCTAAAATTGTTCATGTGAACAAattaaatataagaaaaaatccGAGTTATTCTTATTCATTTGAATTGATAGTCACAACATTGTACAATATGTTACAAGGGAAGGATAAAAAAGCAACTAAATCGGTCCCAATCTAGAATAAATTGGAAATAACTTCCTAATGTAATCCCTTAATTTAAAGTGTTCCAAAACTCGAAACTGGTTCTCCTAATGAATTTACACcttatttacaatatttaaaGCTTGAAAACTAAAACTACTCTGCCTCTTTCTTAGAATATCCGCTAAGTGTTGTTTTTTATAGAACATAGGTCATACACACCAACCCTTCCTCCAATTTTCCTTAAATGGAAGGCCTatcaattttaaaatgtattgtCCTATCGTAGGACCTTCCATTTGGCTCTTAAATCATCTAGGATAATGACGAGGGAAGGAAACTAAATTAATCATAACTCTGGAATCAATCAGAAATAACTGCCTAATTTCCCTTAATTTAAGGGATTTCAAAATGGATTCTCCTTATCAATTTCCACCTTATTTACAGCTCAAAAATTGCAATTCTAACTAAGTCTGTAATGATGTATCTGGAGTTATTTATTGGGTAGACTGTGAGTTCTGTTGCCTGAGTCTCATAAGTGTTAAGAACTAAggtagaagagaaagagagacagGGAGAAACTGAATCTAAACTGAATTGTAAAATGTATTTCATCAATTTACAGAATTACAAATGACCattgtttatactttatataCATGAGTAGCTTGTATGAGAAGCTATCTAGGATAACTAAATTACATGTACAAAGCACAACTAACTCTAACAGAACCCATGTTCATGTGCACACTAACTGACCAACACAGCTGGCATATCAACCTATTACAATAACCAAGCTATACACATGCTCTAACACATACTCTAACAATAAGCAATGACTATTCGCATccattaaattttaattgaattGAAAGCGAAGATTATTATAATGTCGAGTTTGCTTTCCTTATATAAATTAGTGGCTTTATTTTCTCTTAAACGTCAAAAGTAATCTCCTCATACGTTTTCCAGTGTATCGTTATAGAAGACGCACTAGCTGGAGTTCAAGCTGCCAAAGCTGCACAAATGAGGTGAGTATTGATCTCTATGTACCATGGGCCAAAAAGGGATTTATAGTGGTTGCTTGAACTTACCAACCTTGATTAGTTTCTACTCTCCAAAACCACTATATGTTGATGCAATTTTGAAAATATACTAGTATTTATGCTGTCATTTTCACTATGTGCAGATGTATAGCTGTAAGGACTACATTATCAGATGAGGCTTTGGAACCTGCTGGTCCAACTTTTATCCGAGATGACATAGGAAGTGTTTCTCTTGATGAAATTCTTAATGGtggctctgatggatatagtaTGTAGTCTTGGGAGTTTGCTGTAAATATAGTTTATCCTATAAATGTTCTTTATCGTCTTTGATGTTCAATGGTAGTTATATTATTCTATAAGAAATCTGAGCATTGAGTACTCTTTGTAGAAGAAATCCTTCTTCGTTGTAGCAAAATTTGTGCTTTCTTAATGGATGAATTAATTTACATTCTAAGTTGTTCTTTAATTAAAGTATACCTTTTAGTCCGGATAGTTATTTTTCTGACAACTATTCTTGGATAATGCTCAAGAGTACAGATATTATGTTGCATGAGGTCTTATCTAGATACGCCATTGCAGATAAGAGGATGCAGGGCTCACAAAGTCTAAATAATTTTGCACAAACTTCAACTACTATGCTTGCGGGAAAAACAGATGATGGAGTTGAAAAATCTTCCAATGGTACTGATGAGGGAATTTTCACAACTACAGGGTAAGACAATTTTATGttgtgtacttttttttttccttttccaatTCTATCTTctgaaatataaatatattcatCAAAACTTAAGTTTATAAGGTAAGCAATCTTATTAACACTTTTGGCTTTGCTTTTAACTAGCTATTGTAATATTGATGATGCGTACGTAATTACTAGTTGCCGAAATCAAAGCATAGATAGTGAAGTTGCAATACTaattctactattttttttttctctttcctttttCCCATGACCCTCTTCTTTAAGATCAGTGCATCATCAATATTGTACCCAGGTTAGGTGTGTATTAGAATATTCAGTTCACTAGGTCCTTAGTGGTAATGTTAGGGATTGACTAAGATAATTCAGCTTTCTAGTTCCTGTATTGAACTGGGATTgtgttttaataaaaaaatattcttattttgagaAAAAGGAAATAATAGTATGAAATGTAAAACGTATAAGGTTCATTAAACAACTACATGATTCTACATGATTCATCAGCTAGCCAATGGACAATTCCCATAAAAGCTATTCTGATGTTACTACAATTTGGTGCCATTCTCCTATATGATGAATAATTGCTTTCATATATGTGATAGTATACTATGAAAATATTTATCACTGGTATTTTTTGTCCGTGCAACAAGCAGAGTTTTTTGTTGACTTACTATTATGAGGGCGCAGAAATAATTTGTGGGCAGGTTGCAGGGTTCGCGGCGAGATATACTGAGATTTGGAAGTCTGGGCATCGCTATCTCTTGCCTTGTCTTCACCGTAAGTAACTGGAAGGTACGATGATATTGCACAAAATATGTTTCAAATCATACATAATACATATTTTGTTGAATCTTACCTCCCTAAATTTTTAATCTTTTTGAGGGAATGTTGATTTGGAAGTCAATCATCAATCATGTGTAACTGGCTAACTGCTATACTACAGGCAATGCAATACACTTCCCCTAAAGCGGTTTGGAATCTCTTGTTTGGTGTTACCCAGCCACCCTTGGGACAGAAAGAAGGTAATGAACTAATGATATGCTGGAAAACCAATCTTTCATGCTGTTATAGTCTTTCACCATATATCTATTTTACTATCTCATGGCCACTGGTGGTGCAATGTATAATCATGAATCGTAAAGGACTACTCAGTCCAAAACGTTAACATGTTAGATACTTAGATAAAAGTTCATGTCAAAAAAGAGGCAGCCTGAGAATTTGGGCTGCTAGGTAGGACAGTTGAAATATTTTATCTTATAAAAAGTGCATAGACTGAATATCTGGTCATAAATGCAGGTATTGTCTCTCTTTAGtttttttcctccattttttgGGGCCATACTATAGATGAAGAGCCAGAGTTATTGCTTTTTGTTCTTAGGTAACTCACGATCTGATAGGATCCAGCAATTTGTGAACTACATAGCTGATCTAGAAAGCAGGTAATTAGGGTTTTGTAGATTTCTTTACAAAC
This is a stretch of genomic DNA from Lotus japonicus ecotype B-129 chromosome 1, LjGifu_v1.2. It encodes these proteins:
- the LOC130726195 gene encoding uncharacterized protein LOC130726195 produces the protein MAIWYASPLSFRVEHFAAFQVFWHIILQQHESEVVEMCQSLVYNIWDVRNRVIFRSGRLVVGDVIDRALGLLVPISPAVREERGGTKAVWRRPQGRVIKLNFDALFVDGMGAGLGMVSRNRLVEIMAAATSHPVPVLSSLLAEASGLRWTLRLARELGFRRVCLETDCLQLYQWWQNGTVGRSYLDTIIGDCRSLVPFFDVFSLSFVRRSGNSVANFLAKNASTYADCVWVEEAPDAVSGLVDLDVIASRPVGP